Proteins encoded in a region of the Salvelinus sp. IW2-2015 linkage group LG27, ASM291031v2, whole genome shotgun sequence genome:
- the pks1 gene encoding mycolipanoate synthase, whose translation MEDNKDEIAIVGIGCNFPGGEGLDNFWKVLFEGRNCVVDIPDERFDSTYWYDPDDSKPGKTQTTKAALIDGFNEFDHKFFGITEAETDFMDPQHKLLLQCTYRALEDAGMPMEKVSGTRTGVYIGLMNRDYETLLNNRPSTITHYNGTGTAMSVAANRISFIFNLTGPSFAIDSACSSSLVALHSACQAIKQGDCEMALCGGVSCIIEPRVFVALSKAKMISPEGTSKPFSSRADGYGRGEGCGIILLKPLKNALRDFDKVWGIVRRTAVNQDGHTVTPITKPSMVQQVELLHRIYSAESDLSTVQYIEAHGTGTPVGDPIEAGSISKVIAKARPPGSETLRIGSVKGNIGHTESAAGVAGLIKVLLMMKHEIIVPSLFYSEDSASIDAKALNVRIPIKAEKWEKTEPMARLAGINSFGFGGTNAHAIVKEYVQGNNTRLTTYDCPKLFVLSAASENSLAMSITDTHQRLSRDKQTDILTLMFTSACRRSHLRHKYRKAFMTSSVPDLENQLQCAMNRKLEPSRSDNRLVFVFCGNGVTYRGMCKQLLKEEPVFREKVREVENLFQNYKSTGISQKIANDFDNDDYTKPDVVQPLLFAIQVGIASLFKHWGIKPDAILGHSVGEVAAAHCSGLLSLEDAVKVIYFRSTLQSKVTGGKMLVVSNMAVSEVLKILPIYSGKVCLAAFNSPQSCALSGDADAIDNLHQKLTALFRGKNLFLRVLDVPAAYHSHMMDPIVDHIEESIGSLTANKMDCELFSTVTGDMYTHGDFSTGRYWARNIREPVSFEHTMKAATKDQKNVVFVEIGPRRALQRYIQETLGNDTIVLSSVQPEKDHETMLTTVSKLFEQGVHVDWDKFYEGCEASPTPLPRYQFDNLTKEVYFEAVRQGNEKTASSQHPLISQTKHESKEHKCNLSSDTAAYLWEHKNNGVAIAPGALYVELAFASIMASSRPKMPICSMQLSVTFQSLFTLSTNSHHLKVVLEATENETMFKIQSPSATHASGTICCRSGRTLVEEQTICPDVIFKRCKSVVKGEEVYSFLSRAGFEYGPIFRQLDDVHFGDEFKEAVSAIKVAGEVLKQLHEYFLHPVVLDYFLQMTAMVAVGGLTTRPGFPSAIGSVVIAAPLQEDMIMYLRAIQETSDYLDVCGCFSNTDGHVLVELKHVRISFLGNCSHVAESFFFHNELFTITDNTHVSCKPKALIFEDILGVGTALRPYLHQTSFFVLNREFGSNPQVRDLVSHSLQGDAGVDLQEVLFMWGVQDLSHLSTEIALEYLVDCCEHYRQIVLALKENKCSCTIRVITYRSAETTVDHVSPGFVLSGMTRACAAEIPGLSFQLIDLASVSSEDIQALVHVINTSKHPEVMISRGQIYSTVIVRTPIKGIASSEGTVYSLSSGQFILQTADPYRMTSLSAMPCDVKDNHIQEKSVEIQLSEICVHSPDYFSVSVSDLNFGQTMYWNKHASQNHQLLALDFSGTVTAVGKDVSKLKVGEHVVSCYPIAASSKVVIPEAACYNPKRLPFLKEAPCVSYFLLAWEILNRALPRVKQQRRLAIISSVPDSVLLKVLTQTANKSGWNAIVLPQFSGQLLNIDQCNTFVVLPPCDPSVVVRISSGATAKNIVVVCDNQVSSLANIFAHESEHTHIQTLHVSDVFQRANIKAQKTKIHNWLRSLHLDGVSQSLQTITFQSTDTRDPQPTAHCESYFRAKAVSQVVLGHADSENTVSDIPLLMRPRQLFKKSCVYIVTGGLSGLGLETVKFIAHRGGGCIATLSRSPLSAEMHLEMDTLQRRCGVSIMSVQCDVSVSGQVVNAITAIVQMFPSCPIKGVFHSAAVLHDALIETLDRSHFNKVLRPKVNGALNLHYATLHNKLDYFVCYSSISSFIGNASQSNYAAANSFLDTFSHYRRNLGLAGQSINWGPLNLGLLLNKDNFQRFLEAKGMMIMEVSEVHEALEKCLLMNNPQQVICKFNFRNLSNHVLSQNASLRGRLTALVEQELENTNMTEPMVQQLSTAHENVRAMLSEITNVSIDEVNDDTALYALGIDSMLAMTLQNYIFQERGVNVPLVKLLDPNTTLSTLVTILKEGG comes from the exons ATGGAGGACAACAAAGACGAAATTGCCATAGTTGGGATAGGATGCAATTTCCCAGGAG GTGAGGGGCTTGACaatttctggaaggttctatttGAAGGGAGAAACTGTGTAGTAGACATTCCAGACGAGAGGTTTGACAGCACTTATTGGTATGATCCTGATGATAGCAAACCTGGGAAGACGCAAACAACCAAAGCTGCTCTTATAGATGG ATTTAATGAGTTTGATCACAAGTTCTTTGGCATCACTGAGGCTGAAACGGATTTCATGGACCCTCAGCACAAGCTCCTACTCCAGTGTACATACAGGGCATTAGAGGATGCTGGAATGCCAATGGAGAAAGTCAGTGGGACCAGAACAGGTGTTTACATAG GTCTCATGAACAGGGACTATGAGACCCTCCTGAACAACAGACCCAGCACCATAACCCACTACAACGGCACAGGGACGGCTATGAGCGTGGCGGCCAACAGGATATCCTTCATCTTCAATCTCACTGGTCCCTCGTTTGCCATAGACAGTGCATGTTCCTCCTCCTTGGTGGCTCTCCATTCTGCCTGCCAGGCCATCAAGCAAG GAGACTGTGAAATGGCTCTCTGTGGCGGTGTAAGCTGTATCATAGAGCCGCGAGTCTTTGTCGCTCTCAGCAAGGCAAAGATGATTTCACCTGAAGGCACCAGCAAACCTTTCTCCAGCAGAGCAGATGGCTATGGCAGAGGAGAGGGCTGCGGGATTATTCTGCTGAAGCCACTGAAAAAC GCTCTGAGGGACTTTGACAAGGTATGGGGCATAGTAAGAAGAACTGCAGTAAACCAAGATGgccacactgtcactccaatcaCCAAGCCATCCATGGTCCAGCAGGTAGAGCTACTACACAGAATCTACTCGGCAGAGTCTGACCTGTCAACTGTCCAGTACATAGAGGCTCATGGGACTGGAACTCCAGTGGGGGATCCCATAGAAGCAGGCAGCATCTCCAAAGTCATTGCCAAAGCCAGACCTCCAGGTTCAGAGACACTCCGCATCGGCTCTGTGAAAGGCAACATTGGACACACAGAATCTGCAGCTGGAGTGGCAGGTCTAATCAAGGTACTACTAATGATGAAGCATGAAATCATTGTCCCTTCACTGTTCTACTCTGAGGACAGTGCCAGTATCGATGCCAAAGCTCTTAATGTAAGAATTCCGATCAAAGCAGAGAAGTGGGAAAAAACAGAGCCCATGGCAAGGCTAGCTGGCATTAATAGCTTTGGGTTTGGAGGGACAAATGCCCATGCGATAGTAAAGGAGTATGTGCAGGGCAACAACACCAGATTGACTACTTATGACTGTCCCaagttgtttgttttgtctgcAGCCTCAGAGAACTCATTGGCAATGTCTATCACAGACACACATCAAAGACTTAGCAGAGATAAGCAAACTGACATACTCACTTTGATGTTTACCTCAGCATGTAGGAggagccatttgagacacaaATACAGGAAAGCATTTATGACGTCCTCTGTCCCCGACTTAGAGAATCAACTGCAGTGTGCGATGAACAGGAAGCTTGAGCCGTCAAGGTCAGATAACAGGTTGGTTTTTGTGTTCTGTGGGAATGGAGTGACCTACAGGGGAATGTGTAAGCAGCTTCTGAAAGAGGAGCCAGTTTTCAGAGAAAAGGTCAGAGAGGTTGAGAATCTCTTCCAGAATTACAAAAGTACTGGAATCTCACAAAAGATAGCAAACGATTTTGACAATGATGATTATACCAAGCCAGATGTTGTTCAGCCCCTCCTCTTTGCCATTCAGGTTGGCATTGCCAGTCTCTTCAAGCACTGGGGCATCAAACCAGATGCAATTCTTGGCCACTCTGTTGGAGAGGTTGCTGCTGCCCATTGCTCTGGTCTCTTGTCCCTTGAGGATGCAGTGAAGGTGATCTATTTCCGCAGTACTCTGCAGAGTAAGGTCACAGGAGGGAAAATGCTTGTGGTCAGTAACATGGCTGTGTCAGAGGTCCTGAAAATCCTTCCAATCTACTCTGGGAAGGTTTGCCTGGCTGCCTTCAACAGCCCACAGTCCTGCGCCCTCTCAGGTGATGCAGACGCTATAGACAATCTCCATCAAAAGCTGACAGCTTTGTTCAGAGGCAAGAATCTGTTCCTCCGTGTACTGGATGTACCTGCTGCATACCACAGCCATATGATGGATCCCATAGTGGACCATATTGAGGAAAGTATTGGTTCTTTGACAGCGAACAAAATGGATTGTGAGCTTTTCTCAACAGTGACTGGAGACATGTACACCCATGGAGACTTTAGCACAGGGAGATATTGGGCTAGGAATAtccgagagccagtttcatttgAGCATACAATGAAAGCAGCGACCAAAGACCAGAAGAATGTGGTCTTTGTGGAAATAGGCCCTAGAAGGGCTCTACAAAGGTACATCCAGGAGACACTTGGAAATGACACTATAGTTCTGTCCTCAGTGCAGCCAGAAAAAGATCATGAGACAATGCTGACCACTGTGTCCAAACTGTTTGAACAGGGGGTCCATGTAGACTGGGACAAGTTCTATGAAGGCTGTGAGGCATCACCAACACCTCTTCCAAGATATCAGTTTGATAATCTGACAAAAGAGGTGTATTTTGAGGCTGTAAGACAAGGAAATGAAAAGACAGCTTCCTCTCAACACCCACTGATATCTCAGACAAAGCATGAGAGCAAAGAGCACAAATGCAATCTTTCATCAGATACTGCAGCATATCTCTGGGAGCACAAAAACAATGGTGTTGCCATTGCTCCAGGTGCATTGTATGTTGAACTGGCTTTTGCCTCAATAATGGCAAGTTCAAGACCAAAGATGCCTATTTGCTCGATGCAGCTAAGTGTAACATTTCAGAGCTTGTTTACACTCAGCACAAACTCTCATCATTTGAAAGTGGTACTGGAGGCAACCGAGAATGAGACCATGTTTAAGATACAGTCTCCCTCAGCAACACATGCATCAGGCACCATTTGTTGTCGAAGTGGGCGAACATTGGTTGAGGAACAAACCATTTGCCCGGATGTCATTTTCAAAAGGTGCAAATCAGTGGTAAAGGGGGAGGAGGTCTATTCATTCCTCTCCCGTGCAGGTTTTGAGTATGGTCCTATTTTCAGACAGCTGGATGATGTACATTTCGGCGATGAATTCAAGGAGGCGGTGTCAGCAATTAAGGTCGCAGGTGAGGTTCTGAAACAGCTTCATGAGTACTTCCTTCACCCTGTGGTGTTGGACTATTTTCTGCAAATGACTGCTATGGTAGCTGTTGGAGGACTGACCACCAGGCCGGGTTTCCCATCTGCCATTGGCAGTGTAGTAATAGCAGCACCTCTGCAGGAGGACATGATTATGTATCTGAGAGCAATTCAAGAAACCTCAGACTACTTAGATGTTTGTGGTTGCTTTTCCAATACAGACGGACATGTTTTAGTGGAACTAAAGCATGTGAGGATCTCGTTTTTAGGAAATTGTTCACACGTTGCAGAGTCATTCTTCTTTCACAATGAACTTTTCACCATCACTGACAATACCCATGTAAGCTGTAAACCCAAAGCCTTGATCTTTGAGGACATCCTGGGAGTTGGCACAGCATTGAGGCCATACCTACACCAAACATCATTTTTTGTCTTGAACAGAGAGTTTGGGTCCAACCCACAAGTTCGAGACTTAGTGTCTCACTCTCTTCAAGGTGATGCTGGTGTAGATTTACAGGAGGTACTGTTCATGTGGGGTGTACAAGACCTCAGTCATCTGTCGACTGAGATAGCATTGGAATACTTGGTTGACTGCTGTGAGCATTATCGTCAGATTGTTCTTGCCTTGAAAGAAAACAAGTGTTCCTGCACAATCCGAGTCATAACCTACCGTTCAGCAGAGACGACCGTTGACCATGTCAGTCCTGGTTTTGTCCTGTCCGGCATGACAAGAGCCTGTGCTGCTGAGATACCAGGCCTCTCGTTTCAGCTGATTGACCTTGCTTCTGTGTCAAGTGAAGACATTCAGGCATTGGTTCATGTGATTAACACCAGCAAACACCCAGAGGTCATGATTAGCAGGGGACAGATATATTCAACAGTGATAGTCCGTACCCCCATAAAAGGGATTGCCAGCTCTGAGGGAACTGTCTACTCTTTGAGTTCTGGGCAGTTCATCCTTCAGACTGCTGATCCATACAGAATGACTAGCTTGTCTGCCATGCCTTGTGATGTAAAGGATAACCACATCCAGGAGAAATCAGTTGAGATTCAGCTCAGTGAGATTTGTGTTCATTCCCCAGACTACTTTTCTGTCAGCGTCTCTGATCTGAACTTTGGCCAGACAATGTACTGGAACAAACATGCTTCTCAGAACCATCAGCTTTTGGCCCTTGACTTCAGTGGCACTGTCACAGCTGTAGGGAAAGATGTGAGCAAACTGAAAGTGGGAGAgcatgtagtttcatgttatcccATTGCTGCATCTTCTAAGGTTGTGATTCCTGAAGCAGCATGCTACAACCCGAAGAGGCTCCCATTTCTGAAGGAGGCTCCATGTGTGTCCTACTTTTTGCTGGCATGGGAAATCTTGAACAGAGCGTTACCCAGAGTCAAACAACAGAGAAGGTTGGCCATCATCTCCTCTGTACCTGACTCTGTTCTGCTGAAGGTCTTAACCCAAACGGCAAACAAATCAGGATGGAATGCCATCGTTCTGCCCCAATTTAGTGGACAACTCCTGAACATTGATCAGTGTAATACATTTGTTGTATTGCCTCCCTGTGATCCATCTGTAGTGGTAAGAATAAGCAGTGGAGCCACAGCAAAGAATATTGTTGTAGTCTGTGACAACCAGGTGTCATCCTTAGCAAACATTTTTGCACATGAGAGTGAACATACACACATCCAAACACTTCACGTGTCAGATGTTTTCCAGAGAGCCAATATAAAGGCACAGAAAACAAAGATCCACAATTGGCTGAGGTCATTacatttggatggtgtatcgcaATCTCTGCAAACCATTACCTTTCAATCGACAGACACAAGAGATCCTCAGCCCACTGCGCACTGTGAGTCCTACTTCAGAGCTAAGGCTGTGTCTCAAGTAGTTTTGGGTCATGCGGATTCAGAAAATACGGTATCTGATATCCCTTTGCTAATGAGACCACGGCAACTCTTTAAGAAGAGTTGTGTGTACATTGTGACCGGAGGGCTCTCGGGTTTGGGACTTGAGACTGTGAAGTTCATTGCTCACAGGGGTGGCGGATGCATTGCAACCCTCTCCAGAAGTCCTCTGTCAGCTGAGATGCATTTAGAGATGGACACTCTACAGAGGAGATGTGGGGTGTCTATCATGAGTGTCCAATGTGACGTGTCAGTGTCAGGGCAGGTTGTGAATGCAATCACAGCAATTGTACAAATGTTTCCCTCCTGTCCAATCAAAGGAGTGTTTCACAGTGCAGCTGTGTTGCATGATGCTTTGATCGAAACCCTTGACCGATCACACTTCAATAAAGTTCTTCGACCCAAAGTGAATGGGGCATTGAATCTTCACTATGCAACACTGCACAACAAATTGGATTACTTTGTGTGCTACTCTTCCATCTCTTCTTTCATTGGCAATGCTTCGCAGTCTAACTATGCAGCAGCCAATTCGTTCCTGGACACATTCTCTCATTATCGGCGAAACCTTGGGCTTGCTGGACAGTCCATCAACTGGGGGCCTTTGAACCTCGGTCTCTTGTTGAACAAAGACAATTTCCAAAGGTTTCTTGAGGCAAAGGGCATGATGATAATGGAGGTGTCAGAAGTCCATGAGGCCCTTGAAAAGTGTTTGTTGATGAACAACCCACAACAAGTCATTTGCAAATTCAACTTCAGAAATCTGAGCAACCACGTTCTCTCCCAAAACGCATCTCTCAGAGGCAGGCTGACAGCTTTGGTCGAGCAAGAACTTGAGAACACCAACATGACAGAACCCATGGTCCAACAGCTTTCCACAGCACATGAGAATGTCAGGGCTATGCTAAGTGAAATCACCAATGTTAGCATAGATGAGGTAAATGACGACACTGCCCTGTATGCACTGGGTATTGACTCAATGTTGGCTATGACTCTGCAGAATTACATCTTCCAAGAGAGAGGTGTGAATGTTCCCCTGGTTAAACTACTGGATCCAAACACCACACTGTCTACATTGGTAACAATTCTGAAAGAGGGTGGGTAA